CATCTTTCACCATGgtccattgataatgatgaatcggatattaatattgatgatgattctgataCGGAAACAACGACCATTGCTTGTAAAACAAAAGGCGAATTAACATTTGATGAACTTCCTAAAATCGAACGATTAAATATTCATTCTCCAATCGAACAGCTGACACAAATCGGTACGGTTAGTTCAATTGTCAATCAATTGGTTATCATCCAATCATTTACAACGGTTCATGTATTGGATCTTGATTCAACTTTATTCCTCAAAGATGGTTCTGCATTAGGTATGTTTATTGGTTATTGTCTATGGGAAAAAATcgtaataatttaaattttgataaattagGACAAATATTCGATGTTATTGGACCTGTAAGACAGCCAAATTATGTGGTTCGTTTTAATTCACCACAAGAAATTCATGATATGAACATTACGATTAATATGGCCATATATTATAATGGATATTTTCCCGAACCATATACTAAATATGtttttgtaaataatttAATCACAGAAAAAGGATGTGATGCATCATGgaaagataataatgaaccaCCACCAGAACATCAAGattattctgatgatgaacaagaacGAAAAGCACGATGGAAATATCAAGCTAAATCAAGAATAAATCAtggaaaatatgaaaattaaaatgtaaataaaataaaatttatttttatcatcatttcagacaatcagattattattatgggaaaaatcataaaattgattcaatgaatcacGAATTGTTTTCGGTACAAATTGTCCATTATCGTATTCGGTTggtagaatgaaaaatataaaatctaTTCGATGTATAATACAATGCTGCATTGTGgccaattcaaattcatcgttGGATGTTTCAGGtgccatcaattttttaatgttACATTTTTTGCCCAAATTTAcgatataatcatcatcatttgtatttggTGATCGAAGATATTGAACATAACTAgaacgatttttttgtttcgatatGATCAACAATTCTGGTTTGCTGGACTCGATTAGTTTTTTCAATATGGCATCGAATAGATAGTCTACTAGCTGTACAGTCAAATATTCATGTTGTGATAATATTCGATGATTGATGGCTAACCAACAGCATTGtggatgatcattattatttaataaattcaaataacaAACCGGAACTTTAACATTTTCGATTGATATGGTAagaattgttttcaaatttttcggAATCGATTTAGTATTAGTAACATAAATTCGttcgaatttgaattcagAATCTGATGTGAAGccattttcataatttatcgaaaattttccgagtttcgatgttttttgaacatcatcatctggtaCGGTTTCTTCATCACAATCCGAATCAGACCACCAAGCAGATCGAGATGATAAATCGTTAACTTCACCAAAGAATGTagccattattttttgttattaaatacgaaatatttgaaaaaaaaatttgtcaaatcATTCGAGAGTAAATCGTATTGTGATTGTATCGATATCTTCCATAGAATTCAATGAGCATGTCCGCATCGATAATTGAGTAATTCGTCCATCACAAATATATGTTTGACAATTGTCCATCAAAATCTCTGTAAACTTTGTTGTCCtgacacacacagacacaaaaagttttgttcattgttaaAACATTTAATCAAAGAGGTGTTTCCAattcattaataaaaaattcaacgattcaatcattatttgttggtTTTTAGTTGTTGGATAGTATTTGTCCAAATGTCTTTACAACAATGATTGGTGGACTTTTCATCTATAACCATAAAGGAGAAGTTCTTATCTCACGAGTTTATCGTGATGATATTGGGTAAGTGAttgatattcatcaattgtttattcattttctatttttcattttgaatttttattcaagaCGTAACGCTGTGGATGCATTCCGTGTGAATGTAATACATGCACGACAACAAGTTCGATCACCGGTGACAAATCTTGCTcgaacatcattttttcatgtaaAACGTGGAAATCTATGGCTTGCAGCCGTTACTAAACAAAATGTTACTGCTGCAATGGTTTTTGAATTCTTGTTGAAAATGTGCGATGTTATGCAAAGTTATTTTGGAAAGATAAACGAAGAAAATGTCaagaataattttgttcTTATCTATGAATTGTTGgatgaaattcttgattttgGCTATCCTCAAAATACTGATACTGgaatattgaaaacattcattACACAGACTGGTGTTAAATCAGCTACTAAAGAAGAACAGGCACAGATTACATCACAAGTTACTGGACAAATTGGTTGGCGTCGTGAAGGCATCAAATATCGTcgtaatgaattatttttggaTGTATTGGAATATGTAAATCTATTGATGTCAGCCCAAGGTCAGGTATTATCGGCTCATGTAGCTGGAAAAGTTATAATGAAATCCTATTTATCTGGTATGCCTGAATGTAAATTTGGTATCAACGATAAAAtaacaatggaaaataaaagtaAATCCACTCAGTCTGCTATAATGGATGATTCATCACGTCCAAGTGGTTCATCTAAATCATCGATAgcgattgatgattgtcaatttcatcaatgtgTTAAGTTATCGAAATTTGAATCCGAACATGCAATCAGTTTTATACCACCGGATGGTGAATATGAATTAATGCGTTATCGTATCACTAAAGATATATCGTTTCCATTTCGAATCATCCCTTTGGTTCGTGAAGTTGGCCGTACTAAAATGGAAGTAAAAGTGGTTCTTAAATCCAATTTTAAACCATCATTAATTGGCCAAAAAATTGAAGTAAAAATTCCAACACCATTGAATACATCTGGTGTACAATTGATTTGTATGAAAGGAAAAGCTAAATATAAGGCAAGCGAAAATGCTATCGTCTGGAGGTTAGtttaatcaatgtttttatcatgatgaatttcatctcattcttttcctttttttttacagaatCAAACGAATGGCAGGTATGAAAGAAACACAACTTAGCGCCGAAATTGAATTACTATTGACGgataataaaaagaaatggaATAGGCCACcaatatcaatgaattttgaagTACCATTTGCACCATCCGGCTTAAAAGTTCGTTACTTGAAAGTATTTGAACcgaaattaaattataatgatcatgatgtcATTAAATGGGTACGATATATTGGACGTAGTGGTCTATATGAAACACGATGTTGAAAATTAACGGAAAATTTTCCCATTCTTTCATTCTCATTCCAATTTgattaacaaacaaacaaacaaacaaacaaaaagtgaagaaaataattagc
This is a stretch of genomic DNA from Dermatophagoides farinae isolate YC_2012a chromosome 6, ASM2471394v1, whole genome shotgun sequence. It encodes these proteins:
- the LOC124493556 gene encoding uncharacterized protein LOC124493556, whose product is MATFFGEVNDLSSRSAWWSDSDCDEETVPDDDVQKTSKLGKFSINYENGFTSDSEFKFERIYVTNTKSIPKNLKTILTISIENVKVPVCYLNLLNNNDHPQCCWLAINHRILSQHEYLTVQLVDYLFDAILKKLIESSKPELLIISKQKNRSSYVQYLRSPNTNDDDYIVNLGKKCNIKKLMAPETSNDEFELATMQHCIIHRIDFIFFILPTEYDNGQFVPKTIRDSLNQFYDFSHNNNLIV
- the AP-2mu gene encoding adaptor protein complex 2, mu subunit, which gives rise to MIGGLFIYNHKGEVLISRVYRDDIGRNAVDAFRVNVIHARQQVRSPVTNLARTSFFHVKRGNLWLAAVTKQNVTAAMVFEFLLKMCDVMQSYFGKINEENVKNNFVLIYELLDEILDFGYPQNTDTGILKTFITQTGVKSATKEEQAQITSQVTGQIGWRREGIKYRRNELFLDVLEYVNLLMSAQGQVLSAHVAGKVIMKSYLSGMPECKFGINDKITMENKSKSTQSAIMDDSSRPSGSSKSSIAIDDCQFHQCVKLSKFESEHAISFIPPDGEYELMRYRITKDISFPFRIIPLVREVGRTKMEVKVVLKSNFKPSLIGQKIEVKIPTPLNTSGVQLICMKGKAKYKASENAIVWRIKRMAGMKETQLSAEIELLLTDNKKKWNRPPISMNFEVPFAPSGLKVRYLKVFEPKLNYNDHDVIKWVRYIGRSGLYETRC
- the LOC124493554 gene encoding H/ACA ribonucleoprotein complex non-core subunit NAF1, with product MAHRPIVVYSSDSDCMEDGDDDDVVNNKQPNPISVDELIIQDIIDRILIKVQKRVIIKNSFGSHREQPIHYDSDNSGDDHLSPWSIDNDESDINIDDDSDTETTTIACKTKGELTFDELPKIERLNIHSPIEQLTQIGTVSSIVNQLVIIQSFTTVHVLDLDSTLFLKDGSALGQIFDVIGPVRQPNYVVRFNSPQEIHDMNITINMAIYYNGYFPEPYTKYVFVNNLITEKGCDASWKDNNEPPPEHQDYSDDEQERKARWKYQAKSRINHGKYEN